The following are encoded together in the Candidatus Anstonellales archaeon genome:
- a CDS encoding aminotransferase class I/II-fold pyridoxal phosphate-dependent enzyme produces the protein MQKIRVASRVAHITYEIRDIVQKAKEVEKKGKKMIWLNIGDPNLFGFCPSQHITDAVIEALHQPKYSGYCPSEGDPELRQTIAKREGVNPQAVFITNGLSEGIDFLFQSLLNPGDNILLPSPGYPLYNTKSRVLGGTDNFYPCDENYLPIPDEIRKRVNKRTRAIVVINPNNPTGTVYPHSLLKEIVNIAGENSLPIIADEIYDQLILNEQPMINLRSISHDVPLISGNGLSKNFIYPGARVGYLAFHGEGTEDLQTAIMKLCNQRLSVNWEMQRGALAAFTLPPTHLADVKKQLLLRRDALIRSISKIPALQCPTPNAAFYAFIKVKTKKFKNDKKFVYSLLEETGVVAIPGSGFSPILNGLYFRITFLPPPDIIEEAVSKIGQFIEKYA, from the coding sequence ATGCAAAAAATCAGAGTTGCATCGCGAGTAGCACATATCACTTATGAAATTCGGGATATCGTCCAAAAAGCAAAGGAAGTTGAAAAAAAAGGAAAGAAAATGATTTGGCTCAATATAGGCGACCCGAATCTGTTTGGTTTTTGCCCCTCTCAGCACATAACCGACGCAGTCATCGAAGCGTTACACCAACCAAAATACTCTGGTTATTGCCCTTCGGAAGGAGATCCTGAACTTCGCCAAACAATAGCTAAAAGGGAAGGTGTGAACCCACAAGCAGTTTTTATAACAAACGGACTCTCCGAAGGAATAGACTTCCTTTTCCAGTCACTCTTAAACCCAGGAGACAATATACTACTTCCATCTCCAGGCTATCCGCTGTATAATACAAAATCACGGGTTTTGGGAGGAACCGACAACTTCTATCCATGCGATGAAAACTATCTTCCAATTCCAGATGAGATCAGAAAAAGAGTAAATAAGAGAACCCGTGCAATTGTAGTCATAAATCCCAACAACCCTACAGGCACAGTCTACCCTCATTCACTACTAAAAGAAATAGTTAACATCGCAGGTGAAAACTCACTCCCAATCATTGCAGATGAAATATACGACCAGCTAATACTCAACGAGCAACCCATGATTAATCTACGCTCCATTTCACATGACGTTCCTCTGATTTCTGGAAACGGTCTATCAAAGAACTTTATCTATCCCGGTGCACGAGTTGGATATCTTGCATTTCATGGTGAAGGTACAGAAGACCTCCAGACTGCAATAATGAAGCTATGCAACCAGCGTTTATCTGTCAATTGGGAGATGCAGCGTGGGGCATTAGCTGCCTTTACCCTACCTCCAACCCATCTTGCAGATGTCAAAAAACAACTTCTTTTAAGAAGAGACGCACTCATCCGCTCAATATCAAAAATACCAGCCCTTCAGTGTCCTACTCCAAACGCAGCGTTTTATGCATTCATCAAAGTAAAAACAAAAAAATTCAAAAACGACAAAAAGTTTGTGTATTCGCTTCTAGAAGAAACAGGAGTTGTAGCTATCCCAGGTAGCGGTTTCTCCCCAATTTTGAACGGTCTCTACTTCAGAATAACCTTTCTCCCTCCTCCCGATATAATAGAAGAAGCAGTATCCAAAATTGGACAGTTTATAGAAAAGTACGCCTAA
- the map gene encoding type II methionyl aminopeptidase — MSKTQTNESDKNTNKDDMTNEEDLLKHYEKANKIAYSIRQDAKKLIMPGASTIDIAESLEKMIFDAQAKPAFPVNISINEIAAHATPEASSTLLIGEKDLVKIDLGVHINGCIADTAFTVDLSEEHGKLVEASEKALDEAIASIRPGKKTGEIGQIIQKTITSFGFKPIENLTGHMLQPYTLHAGPEIPNIAVSGGYEFKEGDFFAIEPFASTGSGRVHDTDQIEIFQVMKLTNTRLRTSKQLLSYLIENYLTLPFAQRWISGKFQSHLILHASLRDLMNNSAIQPFPILSDEKGSYVSQSEVTIVIEKDGARVLTKA; from the coding sequence ATGTCGAAAACACAGACAAACGAATCAGATAAGAATACAAATAAAGATGATATGACAAATGAAGAAGACCTACTAAAACACTATGAGAAAGCAAACAAAATAGCGTATTCTATCCGCCAAGATGCAAAAAAACTAATAATGCCAGGAGCCTCAACAATTGATATTGCAGAGAGCTTAGAGAAAATGATATTTGATGCTCAAGCAAAACCAGCTTTTCCTGTTAATATATCCATAAACGAAATTGCCGCTCATGCGACACCCGAAGCGTCCTCAACGTTGCTAATCGGGGAGAAGGACTTAGTAAAAATAGATCTTGGCGTGCATATAAACGGCTGCATTGCTGATACCGCATTTACCGTTGACTTATCAGAAGAACACGGCAAACTCGTCGAGGCTTCAGAAAAAGCGCTCGATGAAGCAATCGCGTCTATTAGGCCAGGAAAAAAAACTGGCGAAATAGGGCAAATAATACAAAAAACAATAACTTCATTTGGATTTAAGCCTATAGAGAACTTGACGGGGCACATGCTGCAGCCGTACACCCTCCACGCAGGACCAGAAATTCCAAACATAGCAGTCAGTGGAGGCTACGAGTTTAAAGAAGGAGATTTCTTTGCCATAGAACCTTTTGCTTCTACAGGAAGCGGAAGAGTGCATGATACGGACCAAATAGAGATATTCCAAGTTATGAAGCTAACAAATACTCGCCTTCGAACATCAAAACAACTTCTATCTTATTTGATTGAAAACTATCTTACTCTTCCATTTGCTCAGCGCTGGATTTCAGGTAAATTCCAATCGCACCTAATCCTCCACGCATCACTCCGTGATCTTATGAATAACAGTGCAATTCAGCCATTCCCAATCCTATCAGACGAAAAGGGCTCTTACGTCTCGCAATCCGAAGTCACTATAGTGATTGAAAAAGATGGAGCTCGCGTTCTTACAAAAGCTTAA
- a CDS encoding TIGR02253 family HAD-type hydrolase has protein sequence MPDIKRVRAILFDIDDTLFASTDFSKKARRAAIRAMVRAGLPTTEKKAQELLNQIISKVGSNSQNHFDLLCKKLNAKDKSKIVASGIRAYHDSKRNLKPYRGVKQLLSQLRKAGYILCIATEGIPKKQWDKLIRLSLQDSFDHVFISQELGINKSPLFYKRICKILGFRPENCLMVGDSPVADILYSNMAGLISVRILKGKNKNKHCKSDFEIKEITDLLKLL, from the coding sequence ATGCCTGACATAAAAAGAGTAAGAGCCATCTTATTTGACATAGACGACACCCTATTTGCCTCAACCGATTTTTCAAAAAAAGCGCGGCGTGCTGCAATAAGAGCCATGGTCCGTGCAGGATTGCCGACGACAGAAAAAAAGGCGCAAGAACTCCTCAATCAAATAATATCTAAGGTTGGCTCAAATTCTCAAAATCACTTTGACTTGTTGTGTAAAAAATTGAATGCCAAAGACAAATCAAAAATAGTTGCCTCAGGAATCAGAGCGTATCACGACTCAAAAAGGAACTTAAAGCCATATCGAGGAGTAAAACAACTTCTCTCACAACTTAGAAAAGCCGGCTATATCCTCTGTATTGCAACAGAAGGAATACCAAAAAAACAATGGGACAAATTAATTCGTCTGTCTTTACAAGATTCATTTGACCACGTTTTTATATCACAAGAACTAGGCATAAACAAATCCCCACTTTTTTATAAACGAATTTGTAAAATATTGGGGTTCCGCCCAGAAAATTGCCTGATGGTTGGTGACTCACCAGTAGCAGATATTCTATACTCCAACATGGCTGGCCTGATTTCAGTGAGGATTTTAAAAGGCAAAAACAAAAATAAGCACTGTAAGTCCGACTTCGAGATAAAGGAAATAACGGACCTTTTAAAGCTGCTTTGA
- the tmk gene encoding dTMP kinase, with translation MPLIIFEGIDGSGKATQIQLLSSFLKSRKIKFSIHKYPTKKASKIHTYLSGKSKLPLRTVFFLYLLDILLNQQKINRELEEDRIVILDRYITSTIAYSRSISFKEAINIISSFPFCTPDVIILLDVDVATSQSRKKKQKLHLDTHESNFNLLTQTRKNYKKLYTSKFLTKKWIKIDGAKDKQEIHSQIIRLLRSLSVIPV, from the coding sequence ATGCCCCTCATCATATTTGAAGGTATAGATGGAAGCGGGAAAGCCACACAAATCCAATTACTATCTTCATTTCTAAAATCAAGAAAAATAAAATTTTCAATCCACAAATACCCTACAAAAAAAGCCTCAAAAATACACACATATCTATCTGGAAAGTCAAAGTTGCCACTCAGGACTGTATTCTTTCTTTACTTGCTGGATATCCTACTCAACCAACAAAAAATAAATAGAGAACTAGAAGAAGACCGCATAGTGATTTTAGACAGATACATAACTTCAACAATAGCCTACTCACGCTCAATATCTTTTAAAGAAGCAATAAACATCATCTCGTCCTTTCCCTTCTGTACACCAGATGTAATAATCCTCCTTGATGTCGACGTCGCCACCTCCCAATCTCGCAAAAAGAAACAGAAACTTCACCTCGATACTCACGAATCAAACTTCAATCTCCTCACACAGACAAGAAAAAACTACAAAAAACTTTATACTTCAAAATTCCTAACCAAAAAATGGATAAAGATAGATGGAGCAAAAGACAAACAAGAAATACATTCACAAATAATAAGGCTTCTTAGATCCTTAAGCGTAATCCCAGTCTGA
- the pyrB gene encoding aspartate carbamoyltransferase, with translation MRHLISIRDLSRKQVEKYFRETEKMERALEKGRVNVLSGKIIATLFFEPSTRTKISFQAAAKRLGADVVDFNQETSSLKKGESFLDTIRMVDGYVDGMIIRHESDGSARLASEVATHPVINGGDGANQHPTQTLIDLYAIKKFSGRVTNLHVTLFGDLKHARAMRSFLYGVSMFGNEVDLCSPPGLGMDENVISEIKERFGVAIREVSRPQLSNCDVLYVCRIQKERFSDPYEAVRVQQEFSINRQILRDAKKDMVILHPLPRIEEISRDIDSDKRARYFEQAKLGVPVRMAILVDVVGRGY, from the coding sequence GTGAGGCACCTAATTTCTATTCGTGACCTGTCGCGGAAGCAGGTTGAGAAGTATTTTAGAGAAACGGAGAAAATGGAGCGCGCTCTTGAGAAGGGAAGAGTGAATGTTTTGAGTGGCAAAATTATAGCTACTTTATTTTTTGAACCATCGACAAGAACTAAAATTTCGTTTCAGGCTGCAGCAAAACGTCTTGGTGCAGATGTTGTAGATTTTAATCAGGAAACTTCATCACTTAAAAAAGGAGAGAGTTTTTTAGACACAATACGAATGGTTGATGGATATGTTGATGGGATGATTATTAGACATGAAAGTGATGGTTCGGCAAGGCTTGCATCTGAAGTTGCTACCCATCCTGTGATAAATGGGGGGGATGGGGCTAACCAGCACCCGACCCAGACGCTTATTGACCTCTATGCAATAAAGAAGTTTAGTGGTAGGGTGACCAACCTACATGTAACTCTCTTTGGTGACCTAAAACATGCAAGAGCTATGCGCTCATTTTTATATGGTGTGTCTATGTTTGGGAATGAGGTTGATCTTTGCTCGCCACCAGGTTTGGGAATGGATGAAAACGTGATATCTGAGATAAAAGAAAGATTTGGAGTCGCGATAAGAGAGGTTAGCCGCCCACAACTTTCAAATTGTGATGTCCTCTATGTTTGTAGAATACAGAAAGAGAGATTTTCCGATCCTTATGAGGCGGTTCGGGTTCAACAAGAATTTTCGATTAATAGACAGATTTTAAGAGATGCTAAAAAAGACATGGTTATTTTACATCCCCTCCCAAGAATTGAGGAGATATCCAGAGATATTGACTCTGATAAAAGAGCGAGATATTTTGAGCAAGCAAAGCTTGGAGTTCCTGTTAGAATGGCTATTTTGGTGGATGTGGTGGGTAGGGGGTATTGA
- the pyrI gene encoding aspartate carbamoyltransferase regulatory subunit, translating into MFVEKIKNGTVIDHVPVGLGLQIMKILGVDKNYPARVALIMNVASKKMGRKDVLKVEDKYLDRLSLDRISLVAPGATINLIKDGDVVEKRACRMPKIVGGIMGCPNPKCITNLERVINTFFVDGSDGRVRCKYCERVFLPDELI; encoded by the coding sequence ATGTTTGTTGAAAAGATAAAGAATGGGACAGTTATAGACCACGTGCCGGTTGGTTTGGGGCTGCAGATAATGAAGATTTTAGGGGTTGACAAGAACTATCCTGCGCGTGTTGCTCTTATTATGAATGTTGCTAGTAAGAAGATGGGTAGAAAAGATGTTTTGAAAGTTGAGGACAAGTATTTGGATAGATTGAGTTTGGATAGGATCTCGCTTGTTGCTCCTGGAGCCACAATAAATTTAATAAAGGACGGAGATGTTGTTGAAAAGAGAGCTTGCCGGATGCCAAAGATTGTTGGGGGGATAATGGGGTGCCCAAATCCTAAGTGCATAACAAATTTAGAGAGGGTTATAAATACCTTTTTTGTTGATGGTAGCGATGGGAGAGTTAGATGTAAGTATTGTGAACGAGTATTTCTCCCAGATGAATTAATATAA
- a CDS encoding tRNA (cytidine(56)-2'-O)-methyltransferase, whose protein sequence is MVGEVNKEGIFVFRVGHRVGRDERASTHLFLAARALGATGAYYSGQRDCELESRLKRVVGSWGGHFFLEYVGEGWKMFLDRWKKIGGTIVHLTMYGERVGDVLGSIGDRRPLLIVVGGAKVSYEVYGKADFNVAIGNQPHSEIAAVAIFLDRYLKGEWEAFGFEKARIKIVPSKMGKKVIECKK, encoded by the coding sequence ATGGTAGGTGAAGTCAACAAGGAAGGGATCTTTGTTTTTAGGGTTGGGCATCGTGTTGGTAGGGACGAGCGCGCCAGCACCCACCTTTTTTTAGCTGCTCGAGCGCTTGGTGCCACGGGAGCGTATTATTCTGGCCAAAGGGATTGTGAGTTGGAGAGTAGATTGAAGAGGGTTGTGGGGAGTTGGGGTGGGCATTTCTTTTTAGAATATGTTGGGGAAGGTTGGAAAATGTTTTTGGATAGGTGGAAGAAAATAGGGGGGACAATCGTTCACTTAACTATGTATGGTGAACGGGTGGGTGATGTTTTAGGAAGTATTGGTGACCGGCGTCCGTTGTTAATTGTTGTCGGCGGTGCGAAGGTGTCTTATGAGGTTTATGGCAAAGCTGACTTTAATGTTGCCATAGGAAATCAGCCTCATTCTGAAATTGCCGCGGTAGCTATATTTTTAGACAGGTATTTAAAGGGTGAGTGGGAGGCGTTTGGTTTTGAGAAGGCAAGGATTAAGATCGTGCCATCAAAAATGGGAAAAAAGGTAATAGAATGTAAAAAATAG
- a CDS encoding PRC-barrel domain-containing protein — translation MSMALSSIYGMDIYTDGGRFLGKVQDIIIDLEAGEVVRLTMEPLNVVSKEEAKKILRDRSVLFKSVRSIEDVVVVSKSAAGGSASL, via the coding sequence ATGAGCATGGCGCTTTCATCAATATACGGAATGGATATCTACACTGATGGAGGAAGATTTCTTGGTAAGGTACAGGATATTATTATTGATTTAGAGGCAGGAGAAGTTGTCCGTCTTACTATGGAACCATTAAATGTCGTATCAAAAGAAGAAGCAAAAAAAATACTTAGAGATCGAAGTGTTTTGTTTAAAAGTGTTCGGTCTATTGAAGATGTGGTTGTTGTATCAAAAAGTGCTGCTGGGGGGAGTGCTAGTTTATAA